A window from Pseudomonas sp. MRSN 12121 encodes these proteins:
- a CDS encoding IS3 family transposase (programmed frameshift) — MSNPRYPEEFKIEAVKQVTERGLPVAEVAARLGMSTHSLYAWVKRYSKPQEQRAQEDDQHAELRRLRAELKRVTEERDILKKGRRVLCQGVRLKYAFINQLSADYSVRRLCLTLKVHASGYYAWLAEPNSARAKDDQRLLSLIKHSWLESGGVYGYRKIHDDLRELGEQCGRHRVARLMRQEGLRSQTGYRRRPGRYGGKPPAASPNHLERRFNVTEPNKVWVTDITYIRTYEGWLFLAVVLDLFSRQVIGWSMKPQMTSDLAIDALLMAVWRRKPNQEVMIHSDQGSQFSSGDWQSFLKANNLLGSMSRRGNCHDNAVAESFFQLLKRERIRRKIYSTRQDARADVFDYIEMFYNPKRRHGFNNQLSPVEFEKRYFQSLESV, encoded by the exons ATGAGCAACCCGCGTTATCCCGAAGAATTCAAAATCGAAGCCGTCAAACAGGTGACCGAGCGAGGTCTGCCGGTGGCTGAGGTAGCTGCTCGCTTGGGCATGTCGACCCACAGCCTGTATGCCTGGGTGAAGCGCTACAGCAAGCCCCAAGAGCAGCGAGCGCAAGAAGACGATCAACACGCTGAGTTACGTCGCCTGCGTGCCGAACTCAAGCGCGTGACCGAAGAGCGAGACATCCTAAAAA AAGGCCGCCGCGTACTTTGCCAAGGAGTGCGGCTGAAGTACGCCTTCATCAATCAGTTATCCGCAGACTATTCGGTTCGCCGCCTGTGCCTGACCCTGAAAGTACATGCCAGCGGTTACTACGCTTGGCTGGCAGAGCCGAACTCGGCACGAGCTAAGGATGATCAGCGGCTGCTGAGTTTGATCAAGCACTCCTGGTTAGAGAGCGGTGGAGTCTATGGCTACCGCAAAATCCATGACGACCTGCGTGAGCTTGGAGAACAGTGCGGCAGGCATCGCGTTGCTCGACTAATGCGCCAGGAAGGCCTGCGTTCGCAGACGGGATATCGGCGGCGTCCAGGACGTTATGGCGGCAAGCCTCCAGCGGCCTCACCGAATCATCTTGAGCGTCGATTCAATGTCACCGAGCCCAACAAAGTCTGGGTTACGGACATCACCTACATCCGCACCTATGAGGGTTGGTTATTTTTGGCGGTGGTGCTCGATCTGTTTTCGCGGCAGGTAATCGGTTGGTCGATGAAGCCACAGATGACCAGCGATTTGGCTATTGATGCATTGCTGATGGCGGTTTGGCGGCGTAAGCCAAACCAAGAGGTGATGATTCACTCAGACCAAGGTAGTCAGTTCAGCAGCGGTGACTGGCAGAGTTTCCTGAAAGCCAACAACTTGCTTGGCAGCATGAGTCGACGTGGCAACTGCCATGACAATGCGGTGGCGGAAAGCTTTTTCCAGCTGCTGAAGCGGGAGCGGATCAGGCGAAAGATCTACAGCACCAGGCAGGATGCTCGCGCTGATGTTTTCGATTACATCGAGATGTTCTACAACCCAAAACGCCGGCACGGTTTCAACAATCAGCTGTCGCCGGTAGAGTTTGAAAAGCGCTATTTCCAGAGCCTGGAGAGTGTCTAG
- a CDS encoding AAA family ATPase codes for MIVCINRLKQFGIFSDFNGTKIQKFGRYNLVYGWNGTGKSTLSNLFSCFELRSMVPRFSTGQFSVVLEDGSTITESTLHSSQLNIHVFNQRFVHENIDWDKSVKSILLIAKEKIDDLQKLEKLKSELQSKKKAHDDKQSDIKKQREALEKFLTNAAKKMKLGLQAIDTSDSYYLNYDRRKLSNFIQNNGETIIKAESVLPDERVIDLTNAAKPDQLPSIAFASTAIEPDYFKKAAGRIRDLIGTTAVNQAIQRLTDNPDIREWVQAGLEIHKNHDSQSCEFCGSPFAQLRAEALAAHFSKEFTEFQSRLQNAATWIESQGAPANQFPASTEFYKELSAEAEKLQKDYATAAEKIDQQMDAWREALKAKITDPGKTDIQISDVVEDDVTNFNDILKSIVALVGKHNNKTSNFKSETSKSKVALELHFAAAEVQEFDYAGSEKKCNDLESEAKNDHKEIEKISLEVGAIEAALSNETVGAKEFNDILHRFIGRSELCLNFNQKKKGYEIIRNGVGEHDGNLSEGEKTAIAFVYF; via the coding sequence ATGATTGTCTGCATCAACCGCCTCAAACAGTTCGGAATCTTCAGCGACTTCAATGGAACGAAGATCCAAAAGTTCGGCCGGTACAACCTGGTCTATGGTTGGAATGGAACAGGCAAGTCAACGTTATCGAATCTATTCTCTTGCTTTGAGCTTCGCTCGATGGTTCCCCGCTTCAGCACGGGCCAATTTTCAGTAGTTCTGGAGGATGGCTCAACGATCACGGAATCCACACTCCACTCATCCCAATTGAATATTCATGTTTTCAATCAACGCTTCGTGCATGAGAACATTGATTGGGACAAATCCGTAAAGAGCATCCTTCTTATTGCGAAAGAGAAGATTGATGACTTGCAGAAGCTGGAGAAGCTGAAGAGCGAGCTTCAGTCGAAAAAGAAGGCTCACGACGACAAGCAAAGCGATATCAAGAAGCAGCGTGAGGCATTAGAGAAGTTCCTGACCAATGCTGCCAAGAAAATGAAGCTTGGACTTCAGGCGATTGATACGAGCGACAGTTATTACTTGAATTACGACCGCCGCAAGCTCTCCAACTTCATACAGAATAACGGCGAGACAATTATCAAGGCGGAGTCGGTTCTTCCAGATGAGAGGGTTATCGACCTTACGAATGCCGCCAAGCCAGATCAGCTTCCAAGCATTGCTTTCGCCTCAACGGCCATTGAGCCGGACTACTTTAAGAAAGCGGCGGGCCGCATCAGAGATTTGATTGGGACTACGGCGGTCAATCAAGCAATCCAGCGGCTTACCGATAACCCGGACATCCGCGAATGGGTTCAAGCAGGCTTGGAAATCCATAAAAACCACGACTCGCAATCCTGCGAGTTCTGCGGCTCTCCGTTCGCCCAGCTTCGTGCCGAGGCGCTTGCTGCCCACTTCAGCAAGGAGTTCACGGAGTTTCAGAGCCGACTTCAGAATGCGGCGACATGGATTGAATCTCAAGGCGCTCCAGCTAATCAGTTTCCCGCATCGACCGAGTTTTATAAAGAACTATCGGCCGAGGCAGAAAAGCTTCAAAAGGACTACGCAACTGCTGCTGAAAAGATCGACCAGCAAATGGACGCCTGGCGGGAAGCCCTGAAGGCCAAGATCACAGACCCTGGGAAGACAGACATTCAGATCTCGGATGTGGTTGAAGACGATGTCACCAATTTCAATGACATCCTGAAGTCGATTGTTGCTCTCGTTGGAAAGCACAACAATAAGACTTCAAATTTCAAATCTGAGACCTCAAAAAGCAAGGTGGCACTGGAGCTTCACTTTGCTGCGGCTGAGGTGCAAGAGTTTGACTATGCTGGAAGTGAGAAGAAGTGCAATGACCTTGAGTCAGAAGCAAAGAACGACCATAAGGAAATTGAAAAAATTAGTCTAGAGGTCGGAGCCATAGAAGCGGCGCTCTCGAATGAAACGGTCGGGGCAAAGGAGTTCAATGACATCCTGCATCGCTTCATTGGCCGCTCTGAGCTTTGCCTGAACTTCAATCAGAAGAAGAAAGGCTATGAGATCATCAGAAACGGGGTTGGTGAGCACGATGGGAATTTGAGCGAAGGTGAGAAGACTGCGATTGCATTTGTCTATTTCTGA
- a CDS encoding DUF932 domain-containing protein, giving the protein MQLASRFAFRSPSLRSDYPLSDDQIHRVAPSIFADAPHESRSQRYAYIPTAAVLTELRKEGFQPFMVTQTRVRDEGKREHTKHMIRLRHASQINGAEANEIVLLNSHDGTSSYQMLAGMFRFVCSNGLVCGNTVADVRVPHKGDVAGLVIEGAYEVLSGFDRVKESRDAMRGITLDDGESEVFARAALALKYDDPDKPAPITESQILMPRRFDDRRPDLWSVFNRTQENLTQGGLRGRSANGRRQQTRPVQGIDQNIRLNRALWLLADGMRQLKA; this is encoded by the coding sequence ATGCAACTCGCATCCCGTTTCGCTTTCCGCTCCCCCTCGCTGCGCAGCGATTACCCGCTGTCCGACGACCAGATTCACCGCGTGGCCCCGTCCATCTTCGCGGATGCCCCGCACGAGAGCCGTTCGCAGCGGTACGCCTATATCCCCACCGCCGCCGTGCTGACCGAGCTTCGCAAAGAAGGCTTCCAGCCTTTCATGGTGACGCAAACCCGCGTGCGCGACGAAGGCAAGCGCGAGCACACCAAACACATGATTCGCTTGCGCCATGCCAGCCAGATCAACGGCGCGGAGGCCAACGAAATCGTGCTGCTGAACTCGCACGACGGCACCAGCAGCTATCAGATGCTGGCCGGAATGTTCCGGTTCGTGTGCAGCAATGGCCTTGTTTGCGGCAACACCGTGGCCGATGTGCGAGTGCCCCATAAAGGCGACGTGGCCGGTCTGGTCATTGAGGGCGCTTACGAAGTCTTGAGCGGTTTCGATCGGGTGAAGGAATCGCGCGATGCCATGCGCGGCATCACCTTGGACGATGGCGAATCCGAAGTGTTCGCCCGCGCCGCGCTCGCCCTCAAGTACGACGACCCCGACAAGCCCGCGCCCATCACGGAATCGCAAATCCTGATGCCGCGCCGCTTCGACGACCGCCGCCCCGACCTGTGGAGCGTGTTCAACCGCACCCAAGAAAACCTGACCCAAGGCGGGCTGCGTGGCCGCAGCGCCAACGGGCGCCGACAGCAAACCCGCCCGGTGCAGGGCATCGACCAAAACATCCGACTGAATCGCGCCCTCTGGCTGCTGGCCGATGGCATGCGCCAGTTGAAAGCCTGA
- a CDS encoding ParB/RepB/Spo0J family partition protein: MNAVTQTEARAINTAAAIPLEAADPTKNLILVPLSRLVSRPTGRNVRKTPRMSIPELAASIQRVGLLQNLIVIAAADGEHYEVVAGGRRLAALKLLAKKHRISKEWEVPCLQVADGTARTASLTENVQREAMHPADQFEAFAALVAEGRSIEDIAADFSVTPLVVQRRLKLANVSPRLLADYRAEAVSLDQLMALAITDDHAAQEAAFYDAPTWQRSPHNLRDRLTEREIDAYRHPLVRFVGLDGYEQEGGGIRRDLFAEGDKGVYLTDAALLERLAQDKLAGIAAKVQAEGWAWVDATPGMTHADLQAFQRAPRERRSPNKRDAQRIEKLQTKLHELAEAVDAALDDEDEEKADALQEEGERLGEQLQALEEGLLDYAANVKAAAGAIVTIDRDGQAAIHRGLLREAEAKALRTLERLRQGFGSEGEAANEDEGEDDEQPKTATMSDRLAQRLSAHRTAALQIEVARHPQAALAAVVHGMVQTVLQESHYGHDLPLGVRLTVQDRLEGMAPDWPESPAAVALRELQQVAGETLPEDSAELFAALLAKSQDELVRLLAVCLASTVDVVTPRATPHQPGAELAQAVGLDMAAWWQPTNEGYFRHVPKAAILEAVGGFAPSHVTRLAKLKKGDIASEAERLAAGTGWMPAIFRTEGPQQAGQDAPADGEAEAQEEAAAVADVQPQAEALAA; the protein is encoded by the coding sequence ATGAACGCCGTTACCCAAACCGAAGCCCGCGCCATCAACACCGCCGCCGCTATCCCGCTGGAAGCCGCTGACCCGACCAAGAACCTGATTCTGGTTCCGCTGTCGCGGCTGGTGTCGCGCCCCACTGGCCGCAACGTGCGCAAGACCCCGCGCATGTCCATTCCCGAACTCGCCGCCAGCATCCAGCGTGTCGGCCTGCTGCAAAACCTCATCGTGATTGCCGCCGCCGACGGCGAGCATTACGAAGTCGTGGCCGGTGGCCGTCGCCTCGCAGCGTTGAAGCTGCTGGCGAAGAAGCACCGCATCAGCAAGGAATGGGAGGTGCCTTGCCTGCAGGTGGCCGATGGCACCGCACGCACGGCCAGCCTGACCGAGAACGTGCAGCGCGAAGCCATGCACCCCGCCGACCAGTTCGAGGCGTTCGCCGCGCTGGTGGCCGAAGGCCGCAGCATCGAGGATATCGCAGCGGATTTTTCCGTCACGCCGCTGGTGGTGCAGCGCCGCTTGAAACTCGCCAACGTCTCGCCGCGCCTGCTGGCCGACTATCGCGCCGAGGCCGTGAGCCTTGACCAGTTGATGGCCCTTGCCATCACCGACGACCACGCCGCGCAGGAAGCCGCGTTCTACGATGCGCCGACATGGCAGCGCAGCCCGCACAACCTGCGCGACCGTCTGACCGAACGCGAAATCGACGCCTACCGGCATCCGCTGGTGCGCTTTGTCGGGCTGGACGGCTACGAGCAGGAAGGCGGTGGCATCCGCCGCGACCTGTTCGCGGAGGGCGACAAAGGCGTGTATCTGACCGATGCCGCACTGCTGGAACGGCTGGCGCAGGACAAGCTGGCAGGTATCGCCGCCAAGGTGCAGGCCGAGGGCTGGGCGTGGGTGGATGCCACGCCGGGCATGACCCATGCCGATCTGCAAGCCTTCCAGCGTGCGCCAAGGGAACGCCGCAGTCCGAACAAGCGCGACGCGCAGCGCATCGAGAAGCTGCAAACCAAGCTGCACGAACTGGCCGAAGCCGTGGATGCCGCGCTGGACGACGAAGACGAAGAAAAGGCCGATGCCTTGCAGGAAGAAGGCGAACGCCTGGGCGAGCAGTTGCAGGCGCTGGAAGAAGGCTTGCTGGACTATGCGGCCAATGTGAAGGCCGCAGCCGGTGCCATCGTCACCATCGACCGCGACGGGCAGGCCGCGATTCATCGCGGGCTGCTGCGCGAAGCCGAAGCCAAGGCGCTGCGCACGCTGGAACGACTGCGGCAGGGTTTCGGCAGCGAAGGCGAAGCCGCAAACGAGGACGAAGGCGAGGACGACGAGCAGCCCAAGACCGCCACCATGTCCGACCGACTGGCGCAGCGGTTGAGCGCGCACCGTACCGCCGCGCTGCAAATCGAAGTGGCCCGGCATCCGCAAGCCGCGCTGGCCGCCGTGGTGCATGGCATGGTGCAGACCGTCTTGCAGGAAAGCCACTACGGCCACGACCTGCCGCTGGGCGTGCGCCTCACGGTGCAAGACCGGCTGGAAGGCATGGCCCCGGACTGGCCGGAATCACCCGCCGCCGTGGCGCTGCGCGAACTGCAACAGGTGGCAGGCGAAACCTTGCCGGAGGACAGCGCCGAACTGTTCGCCGCGCTGCTGGCGAAATCACAGGATGAACTGGTGCGGCTGCTGGCCGTGTGCTTAGCTTCCACGGTGGACGTGGTGACGCCTCGCGCCACGCCGCACCAGCCCGGCGCGGAACTGGCGCAGGCCGTGGGGCTGGATATGGCCGCGTGGTGGCAGCCCACCAATGAGGGTTACTTCCGGCATGTGCCGAAGGCCGCGATTCTGGAAGCCGTTGGCGGGTTCGCGCCCTCGCACGTCACCCGACTGGCGAAGTTGAAGAAGGGCGACATTGCCAGCGAAGCCGAACGGCTCGCCGCTGGCACCGGCTGGATGCCCGCCATCTTCCGCACCGAAGGCCCGCAGCAGGCCGGGCAGGACGCGCCGGCGGATGGCGAAGCCGAAGCACAGGAAGAAGCGGCCGCCGTGGCGGATGTCCAGCCGCAGGCCGAGGCTTTGGCCGCGTGA
- a CDS encoding DUF736 domain-containing protein — translation MANIGTFTAEKDGFTGTLRTLTLNVKVKLVPNDKGDTENAPDFHLQAAGHEVGAAWKKTSEAGREYLSVSIDDPSFPATVYARLIENEDGTHDLIWSRNKPKAA, via the coding sequence ATGGCTAACATCGGCACCTTCACCGCAGAGAAAGACGGCTTCACCGGCACGCTTCGCACCCTGACGCTCAACGTCAAGGTCAAGCTGGTTCCCAACGACAAGGGCGACACCGAGAACGCCCCCGACTTCCACCTGCAAGCGGCTGGCCACGAAGTCGGCGCAGCGTGGAAGAAGACCAGCGAGGCCGGGCGGGAATACCTGTCCGTATCCATCGACGACCCTTCGTTCCCGGCGACGGTCTATGCCCGCCTGATCGAGAACGAGGACGGCACGCACGACCTGATCTGGTCGCGCAACAAGCCGAAGGCGGCCTGA
- a CDS encoding helix-turn-helix domain-containing protein yields the protein MAAKNSLAAAIRTVRKARGLSQEAFSNVSSRTYMSTLERDLKSPTIQKLADLCEVMEVHPLTLLTLAYAGDSTREADELLAQVRQELRAILEEPDTP from the coding sequence GTGGCAGCGAAGAACTCATTGGCAGCGGCGATTCGGACGGTAAGGAAGGCGCGTGGTTTGAGCCAGGAAGCGTTCTCCAACGTGTCCAGTCGCACCTACATGAGCACGCTGGAGCGCGACCTGAAAAGCCCAACCATCCAGAAGCTGGCCGATCTGTGCGAGGTCATGGAAGTGCATCCGCTCACGCTGCTCACATTGGCTTATGCCGGTGACAGCACCCGCGAAGCTGATGAATTGCTGGCACAGGTGCGCCAGGAACTCAGGGCGATATTGGAAGAGCCCGACACGCCGTAG
- a CDS encoding DUF2958 domain-containing protein — translation MTTLVTEEDRVHLLAHGLTRAAGQECDPLPVVRLFTPDAHATWLLAALDPTDGDTAYGLIDLGIGMPALATVKLSDLASIVGPLKQPVIRDRYFQPTRPLSEYVRLAQENGSITD, via the coding sequence TTGACCACGCTTGTCACCGAGGAAGACCGGGTGCACCTACTGGCCCACGGCCTCACCCGCGCCGCAGGCCAGGAATGTGACCCGCTGCCCGTGGTGCGCCTGTTCACACCGGACGCACATGCGACCTGGCTATTGGCCGCGCTCGATCCGACCGATGGCGATACGGCCTACGGCCTGATCGACCTCGGGATCGGGATGCCTGCCCTGGCGACGGTGAAGCTGTCCGATCTGGCGTCCATCGTCGGGCCGCTCAAGCAGCCCGTGATACGAGATCGGTACTTCCAGCCGACGCGGCCGCTGTCGGAATACGTTCGACTGGCTCAGGAAAACGGTTCGATCACCGATTGA